The following are from one region of the Alkalimarinus sediminis genome:
- a CDS encoding sulfite exporter TauE/SafE family protein: METLFEIHTIMYILAGAGVGLAVGITGVGGGSLMTPLLLLFGFPTHIAIGTDLFYAAITKAGGVFSHQRQSTIQWDVVFRLARGSIPASIITVILLNVFFEDADSYSHVLVTTLGAMLILTSVVLLFKKRLQALSHTKHEGDSFMAKHRNSLTTVMGVLLGVCVTLSSVGAGAFGAAILLVLYPHLSPIKVIGTDIAHAVPLTLIAGLGHLSLGNVDFVLLFSLLIGSLPAIHIGTMLGKRLPDKVLQPALASILLIIGVKYAFF, translated from the coding sequence ATGGAAACACTGTTCGAAATTCATACAATAATGTACATTTTAGCCGGTGCAGGCGTTGGCTTGGCTGTCGGCATTACCGGTGTTGGGGGCGGGTCTTTGATGACGCCTCTTTTATTGCTATTTGGCTTTCCAACTCATATAGCCATCGGCACAGATCTATTCTACGCCGCAATAACCAAAGCCGGCGGCGTATTTTCCCATCAACGTCAATCAACTATTCAATGGGATGTAGTCTTTAGACTCGCGAGAGGGAGTATCCCGGCATCCATCATCACCGTCATTTTATTAAACGTTTTCTTCGAGGACGCTGATAGCTACTCCCATGTATTGGTAACAACGCTTGGCGCCATGCTCATTCTCACATCTGTGGTTTTATTATTTAAGAAACGATTGCAGGCACTGAGCCATACCAAACATGAAGGTGATTCATTTATGGCTAAGCATCGAAATTCCCTAACGACTGTAATGGGCGTGCTACTAGGAGTCTGCGTGACACTTTCATCAGTTGGTGCAGGGGCATTTGGTGCGGCTATCTTGTTAGTGCTTTACCCTCACCTTAGCCCTATTAAAGTTATTGGCACCGACATAGCTCACGCAGTGCCTCTTACTCTCATCGCAGGTCTTGGCCACTTATCCCTTGGGAATGTCGACTTCGTGCTGCTATTTAGCCTATTGATTGGCTCGCTCCCAGCAATCCATATCGGCACTATGTTAGGCAAAAGACTGCCAGATAAGGTACTACAGCCTGCTCTTGCCAGTATTTTATTAATAATTGGTGTAAAATACGCTTTCTTTTAA
- the cysB gene encoding HTH-type transcriptional regulator CysB, with protein sequence MKLQQLRYIWEVAHHDLNVSATAQSLYTSQPGISKQIRLLEDELGVEVFARSGKHLTRVTPAGETIIKVAGEILRKVEGIKQIAQEFSNERKGDLAIATTHTQARYALPNVIQSFIKEYPDVSLHMHQGTPMQISEMASDGTVDFAIATEALDHFSDLIMMPCYKWNRCVIVPKNHPLVQLSELSLEELVKFPLVTYVFGFTGRSKLDEAFSSKGLNPNVVFTAADADVIKTYVRLGLGVGIIAKMAYDETIDSDLVALDASKLFTASTTKIGFRKGTFLRGYMYEFINRFAPHLTKEIIDKAYHCHSNKTELEEVFQGIKLPVY encoded by the coding sequence ATGAAATTACAACAGCTACGCTATATATGGGAAGTAGCTCATCATGATTTAAATGTATCGGCGACTGCGCAGAGTTTATACACCTCTCAGCCAGGGATTAGCAAGCAAATCAGGTTGTTAGAAGATGAATTGGGCGTTGAAGTGTTTGCAAGAAGTGGTAAACATTTAACGCGAGTAACCCCCGCTGGTGAAACAATTATCAAAGTGGCCGGTGAGATACTCCGCAAGGTTGAGGGTATCAAACAAATCGCTCAAGAGTTTAGCAACGAGCGAAAAGGTGATTTAGCCATTGCCACCACTCATACCCAGGCACGATATGCGTTACCGAACGTAATTCAGAGCTTTATAAAAGAGTACCCTGATGTGTCATTGCATATGCATCAAGGTACGCCGATGCAAATTTCTGAGATGGCGTCTGACGGAACGGTTGATTTTGCCATCGCTACAGAAGCACTTGATCATTTCTCTGATTTGATAATGATGCCTTGTTATAAGTGGAATCGTTGCGTAATTGTGCCGAAAAACCACCCCCTTGTGCAGTTATCCGAGCTCAGTCTTGAAGAGTTGGTGAAATTTCCTCTCGTTACCTATGTATTTGGTTTTACGGGGCGATCTAAATTGGATGAGGCTTTTAGTAGTAAGGGGTTAAACCCCAATGTTGTGTTTACTGCTGCCGATGCTGATGTAATAAAAACTTATGTAAGGCTAGGGTTGGGTGTCGGCATTATCGCCAAGATGGCCTATGATGAAACGATAGATAGTGATTTGGTTGCATTGGATGCCAGTAAGCTTTTTACAGCTAGCACCACAAAAATCGGGTTCAGAAAAGGGACTTTTTTGCGGGGCTATATGTATGAGTTTATTAACCGCTTTGCACCTCATTTAACAAAAGAGATTATTGATAAAGCATATCATTGCCATAGCAACAAAACAGAGCTAGAAGAAGTGTTTCAGGGCATTAAGCTGCCGGTTTATTGA
- a CDS encoding phosphoadenylyl-sulfate reductase, whose protein sequence is MTQFNHDIEALNAELSTKSPREILKFALSNFNNIAISFSGSEDVVLIELAHKLANPLQVFSLDTGRLHPETYRFIDKVRKHYKIDIETMSPQPDKLQELTKEKGLFSFYEDGHAECCGIRKIEPLRRKLATVDAWITGQRKDQSPGTRSNVAVVEVDEAFSTEDKRLIKFNPLANWTSEEVWNYIRMSEVPYNELHEQGYISIGCEPCTRPVLPNQHEREGRWWWEEATQKECGLHVGNIEK, encoded by the coding sequence ATGACCCAATTTAATCACGACATTGAAGCACTTAATGCAGAGCTAAGCACCAAGTCCCCGAGAGAGATACTTAAGTTCGCACTATCTAACTTCAACAATATTGCTATATCGTTTAGCGGCTCTGAGGACGTTGTATTAATAGAGTTAGCCCATAAACTAGCAAACCCACTACAAGTGTTTTCATTAGATACTGGCAGACTGCACCCTGAGACCTATCGCTTCATCGACAAAGTTCGGAAGCACTATAAAATAGATATCGAAACCATGTCTCCTCAGCCTGATAAACTACAAGAACTCACCAAAGAAAAAGGGCTCTTTAGTTTTTATGAAGACGGTCATGCTGAGTGCTGTGGCATAAGAAAAATTGAACCATTAAGAAGAAAACTGGCAACGGTAGACGCGTGGATAACAGGTCAGCGTAAAGACCAAAGCCCAGGAACCCGCTCAAATGTTGCGGTGGTTGAAGTGGATGAGGCCTTCTCAACAGAAGACAAACGCTTGATTAAGTTCAACCCACTTGCAAACTGGACATCTGAAGAAGTCTGGAACTATATCAGAATGTCTGAAGTACCGTACAATGAGCTCCATGAACAAGGTTACATCAGTATTGGCTGCGAGCCATGTACCCGCCCTGTTTTACCAAACCAACATGAGCGAGAAGGTCGTTGGTGGTGGGAAGAAGCAACTCAAAAAGAGTGTGGTTTGCATGTGGGGAATATTGAAAAGTAG
- the thrH gene encoding bifunctional phosphoserine phosphatase/homoserine phosphotransferase ThrH translates to MELACLDLEGVLIPEIWIAFAEKTGIEELKATTRDIPDYDVLMKQRLRILDEHGYGLPAIQEVIGELDPIPGAKEFLDWLRTKYQVVILSDTFYEFAMPLMAKLGFPALLCHKLEVNEEGRITNYLLRQRDPKRQSVRAFQLLNYRVVAAGDSYNDTTMLKQAEAGILFKSPQNVIDEFPQFPAVHEYEELKAEFIKASLVHN, encoded by the coding sequence GTGGAACTGGCTTGCCTTGATTTAGAAGGGGTGTTGATCCCTGAGATTTGGATCGCTTTTGCAGAAAAAACCGGTATTGAAGAGTTAAAGGCAACAACTCGCGATATTCCAGATTATGATGTGTTGATGAAACAGCGTCTTAGAATTCTAGATGAGCATGGCTATGGTTTGCCTGCTATTCAAGAAGTGATTGGTGAGCTAGACCCAATTCCTGGCGCAAAAGAATTTTTAGACTGGTTACGCACTAAGTATCAGGTTGTGATTCTGTCTGATACGTTCTACGAGTTTGCAATGCCGCTAATGGCAAAGCTTGGTTTTCCTGCATTGCTCTGCCACAAGCTAGAAGTAAATGAAGAGGGTAGAATTACTAATTACCTATTAAGGCAGCGTGACCCTAAGCGTCAATCAGTAAGAGCATTTCAGCTGCTTAATTATCGTGTAGTAGCCGCAGGTGACTCTTATAATGACACCACTATGCTAAAACAGGCTGAAGCAGGCATTTTGTTTAAATCTCCGCAAAATGTAATCGATGAATTTCCGCAGTTCCCAGCTGTTCACGAGTACGAAGAGTTAAAAGCAGAATTCATTAAGGCAAGTCTGGTTCATAACTAG
- the pabB gene encoding aminodeoxychorismate synthase component I, translating into MPNINLVQLNKFITTKTALERISSLGNPVCLSGKWGASSEQFNYDILSASPSAILTEQRGKLVISTPNKRPLSAHQDALEWLNSHLKETRVDYTVDSANLNTPALPFVFGFIGYASYDYSKQLERLPNNTIDDMELPDLCGGLYHWNLINDNQNEISYLAFGPYCTEEQRTKALSALHSSCTKQQDFQLTASFSSDTTKNNYHAAFNRVRGYIEEGDCYQINLTHRHQAQYHGESHLAFSHLKNKLNTPYSGYLEFIDHQVISLSPEQFISVDGNKIETKPIKGTIKRGASDEDDKGLISTLNKSKKDRAENLMIVDLLRNDLNKSCTPGSVKVPKIFEVETYPNVHHLVSTITGEKTEQTTSIDVFRQAFPGGSITGAPKIRAMEIIEQLEKTRRGVYCGSIFYAGYDGNMDSNICIRTLLCKDSKIYCWGGGGIVADSNCEDEYQESITKVKNLMDELEKMSGLKW; encoded by the coding sequence ATGCCTAATATAAACCTTGTACAGCTGAATAAGTTTATTACCACCAAGACGGCACTAGAGCGCATTTCAAGCCTAGGAAATCCCGTCTGCCTCTCCGGAAAATGGGGGGCTTCAAGTGAACAGTTTAATTATGACATTCTCTCAGCGTCACCTTCGGCCATTCTGACCGAGCAACGAGGTAAGTTAGTAATTTCGACCCCCAACAAAAGACCATTGTCAGCTCATCAAGATGCCCTTGAATGGCTTAATAGTCATCTTAAAGAGACAAGGGTTGATTACACAGTTGACTCAGCTAATTTGAACACCCCCGCCCTACCGTTTGTGTTTGGCTTTATTGGTTACGCTAGTTACGACTACAGCAAACAACTGGAGAGACTCCCCAATAACACGATAGATGATATGGAGTTGCCTGATCTATGTGGAGGTCTTTATCACTGGAATCTAATAAATGATAACCAAAACGAGATAAGCTATTTAGCTTTTGGCCCATATTGCACAGAGGAGCAAAGAACTAAAGCGTTGTCAGCCTTACACTCTTCCTGCACTAAACAACAAGACTTTCAACTAACCGCTTCTTTTTCATCAGACACTACAAAAAATAACTATCACGCTGCATTTAACCGGGTTAGAGGCTATATAGAAGAGGGAGATTGCTATCAGATAAACTTAACTCATAGACATCAAGCTCAGTATCACGGTGAGAGTCATTTGGCTTTTTCACATTTAAAGAACAAGTTAAACACCCCCTATTCAGGTTATTTGGAATTTATTGACCATCAAGTTATCTCGTTATCACCAGAGCAGTTTATAAGCGTAGATGGCAACAAAATAGAAACAAAACCCATCAAAGGCACCATAAAAAGGGGCGCTTCTGACGAGGATGATAAAGGCCTTATCTCCACACTGAATAAAAGCAAGAAGGATAGAGCTGAAAATTTAATGATTGTTGACTTGTTGAGGAATGACTTAAATAAGAGTTGCACCCCAGGCAGTGTAAAAGTACCGAAGATATTTGAAGTTGAGACCTACCCCAACGTCCACCATCTAGTTAGCACCATAACAGGCGAAAAAACAGAGCAAACAACCTCTATAGATGTTTTTAGGCAGGCGTTTCCCGGAGGTTCAATTACCGGAGCCCCTAAAATCCGAGCAATGGAAATCATCGAGCAACTAGAGAAAACACGAAGAGGAGTTTATTGCGGTTCTATATTCTATGCAGGCTATGACGGAAATATGGATAGCAACATTTGCATACGAACATTACTGTGCAAAGATAGTAAAATCTATTGCTGGGGAGGCGGTGGAATTGTTGCAGACTCTAACTGCGAAGATGAATATCAAGAATCCATTACCAAAGTTAAAAACTTGATGGATGAACTAGAGAAAATGAGTGGGTTGAAGTGGTAA
- a CDS encoding DUF6160 family protein has product MKGLNKIALVTAISAASFGANAELKSLDDSAMGELTGQAGITIELETKVDIGSVVYTDTASAAGSTNMIGGGSLAMNGISIGGRGGSKLDDLQIDIDLADDGDAIIDVHSQSGVPIDFGITMASASLQGSGTVTAANSTLLASNINIEGDLYKLGIQVDTATDVLGITAAFTVTDFDVDVDFLSLGIQNLTISSDNSNTCGAGDVACQTAQGISAGINSAIATGPLAGSSYGNAAVAIMTVGKGVSGVTGSTQEGLAMGIEYFEADIDMGVTLGGVSIGTVAINDLVITGTEMLVYGH; this is encoded by the coding sequence ATGAAAGGCTTGAATAAAATTGCTTTAGTAACCGCTATATCTGCTGCATCTTTCGGTGCAAACGCTGAGCTTAAATCACTAGACGACAGCGCAATGGGTGAGCTAACGGGTCAAGCGGGTATCACTATCGAGCTTGAAACCAAAGTAGACATCGGTTCTGTTGTATACACTGATACTGCAAGTGCTGCAGGTTCAACTAACATGATCGGTGGCGGTAGCTTGGCAATGAACGGTATCTCTATCGGTGGTAGAGGTGGTAGTAAGTTAGACGATCTTCAGATCGATATCGATCTTGCAGACGACGGTGATGCAATCATCGACGTACACTCTCAGTCTGGTGTTCCGATCGATTTCGGAATTACTATGGCTTCTGCTAGCTTGCAGGGTTCAGGTACTGTTACTGCTGCTAACTCTACTTTGCTTGCATCTAACATCAACATCGAAGGTGACCTATACAAGTTAGGAATCCAGGTTGATACAGCAACTGACGTATTGGGTATTACTGCAGCATTTACTGTAACTGACTTTGATGTTGACGTTGACTTCTTGTCTTTGGGTATCCAGAACTTAACAATCTCTAGCGATAACTCAAACACTTGTGGTGCGGGTGACGTAGCTTGTCAAACAGCTCAAGGTATTTCAGCAGGTATCAACAGCGCGATTGCTACTGGTCCTCTAGCGGGTTCAAGCTACGGAAACGCAGCAGTTGCAATCATGACTGTTGGTAAAGGTGTTTCAGGTGTAACTGGAAGCACTCAAGAAGGTTTGGCAATGGGCATCGAGTACTTCGAAGCTGATATCGACATGGGCGTTACTTTAGGTGGCGTTTCAATCGGTACTGTTGCGATCAACGACCTTGTGATCACGGGTACTGAAATGTTGGTATACGGTCACTAA
- a CDS encoding DUF6160 family protein — protein sequence MKGLNKIALVTAISAASFGANAELKSLDDSAMGELTGQAGITIELETKVDIGSVVYTDTASAAGSTNMIGGGSLAMNGISIGGRGGSKLDDLQIDIDLADDGDAIIDVHSQSGVPIDFGITMASASLQGSGTVTAANSTLLASNINIEGDLYKLGIQVDTATDVLGITAAFTVTDFDVDVDFLSLGIQNLTISSDNSNTCGAGDVACQTAQGISAGINSEIATGPLAGSSYGNAAVAIMTVGKGVSGVTGSTQEGLAMGIEYFEADIDMGVTLGGVSIGTVAINDLVITGTEMLVYGH from the coding sequence ATGAAAGGCCTGAATAAAATTGCTTTAGTAACCGCTATATCTGCTGCATCTTTCGGTGCAAACGCTGAGCTTAAATCACTAGACGACAGCGCAATGGGTGAGCTAACGGGTCAAGCGGGTATCACTATCGAGCTTGAAACCAAAGTAGACATCGGTTCTGTTGTATACACTGATACTGCAAGTGCTGCAGGTTCAACTAACATGATCGGTGGCGGTAGCTTGGCAATGAACGGTATCTCTATCGGTGGTAGAGGTGGTAGTAAGTTAGACGATCTTCAGATCGATATCGATCTTGCAGACGACGGTGATGCAATCATCGACGTACACTCTCAGTCTGGTGTTCCGATCGATTTCGGAATTACTATGGCTTCTGCTAGCTTGCAGGGTTCAGGTACTGTTACTGCTGCTAACTCTACTTTGCTTGCATCTAACATCAACATCGAAGGTGACCTATACAAGTTAGGAATCCAGGTTGATACAGCAACTGACGTATTGGGTATTACTGCAGCATTTACTGTAACTGACTTTGATGTTGACGTTGACTTCTTGTCTTTGGGTATCCAGAACTTAACAATCTCTAGCGATAACTCAAACACTTGTGGTGCGGGTGACGTAGCTTGTCAAACAGCTCAAGGTATTTCAGCAGGTATCAACAGCGAGATTGCTACTGGTCCTCTAGCGGGTTCAAGCTACGGAAACGCAGCAGTTGCAATCATGACTGTTGGTAAAGGTGTTTCAGGTGTAACTGGAAGCACTCAAGAAGGTTTGGCAATGGGCATCGAGTACTTCGAAGCTGATATCGACATGGGCGTTACTTTAGGTGGCGTTTCAATCGGTACTGTTGCGATCAACGACCTTGTGATCACGGGTACTGAAATGTTGGTATACGGTCACTAA
- a CDS encoding DUF6160 family protein → MKGLNKIALVTAISAASFGANAELKSLDDSAMGELTGQAGITIELETKVDIGSVVYTDTASAAGSTNMIGGGSLAMNGISIGGRGGSKLDDLQIDIDLADDGDAIIDVHSQSGVPIDFGITMASASLQGSGTVTAANSTLLASNINIEGDLYKLGIQVDTATDVLGITAAFTVTDFDVDVDFLSLGIQNLTISSDNSNTCGAGDAACQTAQGVSAGINSAIANGPLAGSSYGNAAVAIMTVGKGVSGVTGSTQEGLAMGIEYFEADIDMGVTLGGVSIGTVAINDLVITGTEMLVYGH, encoded by the coding sequence ATGAAAGGCCTGAATAAAATTGCTTTAGTAACCGCTATCTCTGCTGCATCTTTCGGTGCAAACGCTGAGCTTAAATCACTAGACGACAGCGCAATGGGTGAGCTAACGGGTCAAGCGGGTATCACTATCGAGCTTGAAACCAAAGTAGACATCGGTTCTGTTGTATACACTGATACTGCAAGTGCTGCAGGTTCAACTAACATGATCGGTGGCGGTAGCTTGGCAATGAACGGTATCTCTATCGGTGGTAGAGGTGGTAGTAAGTTAGACGATCTTCAGATCGATATCGATCTTGCAGACGACGGTGATGCAATCATCGACGTACACTCTCAGTCTGGTGTTCCGATCGATTTCGGAATTACTATGGCTTCTGCTAGCTTGCAGGGTTCAGGTACTGTTACTGCTGCTAACTCTACTTTGCTTGCATCTAACATCAACATCGAAGGTGACCTATACAAGTTAGGAATTCAGGTTGATACAGCAACTGACGTATTGGGTATTACTGCAGCATTTACTGTAACTGACTTTGATGTTGACGTTGACTTCTTGTCTTTGGGTATCCAGAACTTAACAATCTCTAGCGATAACTCAAACACTTGTGGTGCGGGTGACGCAGCTTGTCAAACAGCTCAAGGTGTTTCAGCAGGTATCAACAGCGCGATTGCTAATGGTCCTCTAGCGGGTTCAAGCTACGGAAACGCAGCAGTTGCAATCATGACTGTTGGTAAAGGTGTTTCAGGTGTAACTGGAAGCACTCAAGAAGGTTTAGCAATGGGCATCGAGTACTTCGAAGCTGATATCGACATGGGCGTTACTTTAGGTGGCGTTTCAATCGGTACTGTTGCGATCAACGACCTTGTGATCACGGGTACTGAAATGTTGGTATACGGTCACTAA
- a CDS encoding DUF6160 family protein gives MNGLNKKTMVALSMMLPVAAMAEIRPIDDLELGEVTGQAGISIELETKVDIGEVLYTDTPSVAGSANMIGGGSLSMKNVSIGGANKNSFLGITSWGVTPSDKLDNILINIDLASDGDAVINLGPQNFGVIDFAVGIGSVELQGTGGTTSLMSNFNMVGLMGAASLIVDTADDSLNVVASLAIDDLDFDSEFLSLGVRDLQVTGTTFNPLAPQQLRAFFDVDFKVYSKANTRSAGGEALAVDFNPIEMDVRIGSIELGGASIGSVFVDDLVISQTRMEVYGH, from the coding sequence ATGAACGGTCTGAATAAGAAGACCATGGTTGCTCTGAGCATGATGTTGCCAGTAGCGGCTATGGCTGAGATTCGTCCTATTGATGATCTTGAGTTAGGAGAGGTTACGGGTCAGGCAGGTATCAGCATTGAGCTTGAAACTAAGGTAGATATTGGTGAAGTGTTGTATACCGATACACCTAGTGTCGCTGGTTCGGCTAATATGATCGGTGGTGGTAGTTTGTCCATGAAAAATGTATCAATCGGAGGGGCTAACAAAAATAGCTTCCTTGGTATTACTTCATGGGGCGTCACACCTTCCGATAAATTAGACAATATACTCATTAATATTGATTTAGCCTCAGATGGTGATGCAGTTATTAATTTGGGTCCTCAAAACTTTGGCGTTATCGACTTTGCTGTTGGTATTGGTTCAGTAGAATTGCAGGGTACGGGTGGAACAACATCATTAATGTCTAACTTCAATATGGTTGGCTTGATGGGTGCTGCTTCTTTAATTGTTGATACAGCTGATGATTCGTTAAATGTAGTTGCTTCTTTAGCGATAGATGATCTTGATTTTGACTCGGAGTTTTTATCGTTAGGTGTGCGTGATTTGCAGGTTACTGGCACTACCTTTAACCCACTAGCTCCTCAGCAGTTGCGTGCGTTTTTTGACGTAGATTTTAAAGTTTATAGCAAGGCGAATACGCGCTCAGCGGGTGGTGAGGCTCTTGCAGTTGACTTTAACCCTATCGAGATGGATGTAAGAATTGGCTCTATAGAATTAGGTGGAGCATCCATTGGTTCTGTGTTTGTTGATGACTTGGTCATATCGCAAACTCGCATGGAAGTATATGGTCACTAA